One region of Culex pipiens pallens isolate TS chromosome 2, TS_CPP_V2, whole genome shotgun sequence genomic DNA includes:
- the LOC120424969 gene encoding zinc transporter 9, which produces MIVRVVDVAKTIGTRQNLFPYLALCRLGGSNQIGLIALRKLSAFSNSKFSNKVLANDFLSRSNVNAKNAFSISKLTFSSKSNSTAQEGKPAGDGKDKAAQETTLEIDTKSGKLLVKTTTSADAKLQEVIIEKPKTLGDDSDGQLKVLSLTDDEKLRKVEAELKEQLAEKNRQLAKKRIRVDFSRSSLERNFITPVRAMSDFLLKPSDLESLPKTKRRSPYEQEPPITVYWRKDVEAQAIAVWGSRENLLKECLKREIEKKRHQQNIFTVKRRLRDYRREIGSRTNVVDSEPGLFGKSGKVVLTAIAINATNCLFKFGAWLYTGSHSMFAETIHSLADTINQLILAYGIHKSTQIADSDHPYGYANMKYVSSLISGVGIFCVGTGLSFYHGIMGLVDPHPIDDFYWAFFILGGSLVSEGATLLVAINSCRDGAKALGMSFKDYVVRGQDPCVNVVLTEDAAAVLSVALAATCMGVSTYTGSPIPDAIGSLLVGCMLGGVASFIIYTNVAALVGRSIRQENLDRINAELESDIMIRAIHDVKGIDMGNSLVRYKAEMDFDGRELTRVYLDKQDLSVLLEEVKTFQTIDELEAYMLKHGENIVDLMGGEIDRIEMKLRKKFPEIRHCDLEIL; this is translated from the exons ATGATCGTCCGAGTGGTGGACGTGGCCAAGACGATCGGAACCCGCCAGAACTTGTTTCCGTACCTGGCGCTGTGCCGGCTCGGCGGAAGCAATCAG ATTGGATTAATTGCACTGCGGAAGCTGTCGGCGTTCAGCAACTCAAAGTTCTCGAACAAAGTGTTGGCAAACGACTTTCTGAGTCGGTCCAACGTCAACGCGAAAAATGCTTTCAGTATTTCTAAGCTCACGTTTAGTTCTAAGTCAAATAGCACCGCACAAGAGGGCAAACCGGCTGGGGATGGCAAGGATAAGGCCGCCCAGGAGACCACCCTAGAGATAGACACCAAAAGTGGGAAGCTACTGGTCAAGACGACCACCTCTGCCGACGCAAAGCTCCAGGAGGTGATAATCGAAAAGCCAAAGACGCTTGGCGACGACAGCGATGGCCAGCTTAAAGTCCTTTCCCTGACCGACGACGAGAAGCTCCGGAAGGTGGAGGCCGAGCTGAAGGAGCAACTCGCCGAAAAGAACCGCCAGCTGGCCAAGAAGCGCATCCGGGTGGACTTTTCACGGTCTTCTTTGGAGCGCAACTTTATAACTCCGGTCCGCGCCATGTCGGACTTTCTGCTGAAGCCGTCCGATCTGGAGTCGCTGCCGAAGACGAAGCGAAGATCGCCGTACGAGCAGGAACCGCCGATTACGGTGTACTGGCGGAAGGACGTGGAAGCGCAGGCGATCGCCGTGTGGGGCTCGCGGGAGAATCTGCTGAAGGAGTGTCTGAAGCGGGAGATTGAGAAGAAGCGGCACCAGCAGA ATATCTTCACCGTAAAGCGAAGGCTGCGCGATTATCGGCGGGAGATTGGCAGCAGGACGAACGTGGTCGATTCCGAGCCGGGACTGTTTGGCAAGTCGGGGAAGGTGGTGCTTACGGCAATTGCCAT CAACGCCACCAACTGCCTGTTCAAGTTCGGCGCCTGGCTGTACACGGGCTCGCACAGCATGTTCGCCGAGACGATCCACTCGCTGGCGGACACCATCAACCAGCTGATTCTGGCGTACGGGATCCACAAGAGCACCCAGATCGCCGACTCGGACCATCCGTACGGGTACGCGAACATGAAGTACGTCTCGTCGCTCATTTCCGGCGTGGGAATCTTCTGCGTGGGGACGGGACTGTCGTTCTACCACGGGATCATGGGCCTGGTGGATCCGCACCCGATCGATGACTTTTACTGGGCGTTCTTCATCCTGGGCGGTTCGCTGGTTTCGGAGGGTGCAACGCTGCTGGTGGCCATCAACAGCTGCCGGGACGGCGCGAAGGCGCTCGGGATGAGCTTCAAGGATTATG TTGTTCGCGGTCAGGATCCGTGCGTGAATGTGGTGCTCACGGAGGACGCCGCGGCGGTGCTAAGTGTGGCGCTGGCGGCGACTTGCATGGGAGTGTCCACGTACACGGGATCACCGATTCCGGACGCGATCGGATCGCTGCTCGTGGGCTGCATGCTCGGTGGAGTAGCTTCGTTCATCATCTACACGAACGTGGCTGCGCTGGTTGGGCGGTCCATCCGGCAGGAGAATCTCGACAGAATAAACGCCGAACTGGAGAGCGATATCATGATCCGGGCAATCCACGACGTCAAGGGGATCGACATGGGCAACTCGCTGGTGCGGTACAAG GCTGAAATGGACTTTGACGGGCGGGAGCTTACCCGGGTCTACCTGGACAAGCAGGACCTCAGCGTGCTGCTGGAGGAGGTCAAAACGTTCCAGACGATCGACGAACTGGAGGCGTACATGCTGAAGCATGGCGAGAACATTGTCGACCTGATGGGCGGTGAAATCGATCGAATTGAGATGAAATTGAGG AAAAAGTTCCCCGAAATCCGACACTGTGATCTGGAGATATTGTAA
- the LOC120425168 gene encoding arylsulfatase B, giving the protein MTLVVIAVLILALTIVLVTSSKPPPNIVFILADDLGWNDVGFHGSAQIPTPNLDALAYSGIILNRYYVTPICTPSRAALMTGRYPIHTGMQHAVLYGMEPRGLPLEEKLLPEYLRELGYKNHIVGKWHLGHYTRRYTPLERGFDSHVGFWTGHHHMFDHSAVETETWGLDMRRGYDVAYDLHGKYTTHVIRDEAVARIGNHSVGDPLFLYVAHAAVHSANPYDFLPAPDVTVAGLEHVEPYPRRKFAAMLSELDESVGAIVEALKVKGMLDNTIIVFSSDNGGPAEGFNSNAASNWPLRGVKNTLWEGGVRAAGFIWSPLIAESRRVSQQMIHISDWLPTLLDAAGYNVETLPKTLDGINVWKSLLNGNSTERREILHNIDDIWGSAALTVNNWKVLKGTNYKGQWDNWYGPPGDRDPEAYNITAVQHCPTGKALSEMNLLPTEAAIRNLRLNATVHCSKEVRATCNPLEQPCLYDVLQDPCELDNLAERFPAILDSMLKKLDAYNATAVPPGNLALDTRGDPRFWGYTWHNFGDDLEHCDGGEEECNTQSL; this is encoded by the exons ATGACTTTAGTGGTTATTGCag TTCTTATCCTCGCCTTAACGATCGTACTGGTGACCAGTAGTAAACCCCCTCCCAACATCGTCTTCATCCTGGCCGATGACCTCGGCTGGAACGATGTTGGCTTCCACGGATCGGCTCAGATTCCAACGCCCAACCTGGACGCGTTGGCCTACTCGGGTATCATCTTGAACCGGTACTACGTGACGCCGATCTGCACACCGTCGAGGGCCGCCCTAATGACGGGTCGATACCCGATCCACACCGGAATGCAACATGCCGTTCTGTACGGTATGGAACCACGTGGACTCCCGCTGGAGGAGAAGCTGCTGCCGGAATACCTGAGGGAGCTGGG CTACAAAAACCACATCGTCGGCAAGTGGCACCTGGGACACTACACGCGCCGCTACACCCCGTTGGAGCGCGGCTTCGACTCGCACGTGGGCTTTTGGACCGGTCATCACCACATGTTCGACCACAGCGCAGTCGAGACGGAAACCTGGGGGTTGGACATGCGCCGCGGGTACGATGTGGCGTACGACCTGCACGGGAAGTATACGACGCACGTGATCCGGGACGAAGCGGTCGCGAGGATCGGGAATCACTCGGTTGGGGATCCGTTGTTTCTGTACGTGGCACACGCAGCGGTACATTCGGCCAATCCGTACGATTTCTTGCCTGCTCCGGATGTTACGGTGGCCGGGTTGGAGCACGTGGAACCCTATCCGAGGCGGAAGTTTGCGGCGATGCTCAGCGAGCTGGACGAATCGGTGGGAGCTATCGTGGAAGCACTTAAAGTCAAGGGAATGCTGGACAATACGATAATTGTGTTCAGCTCGGATAACGGAGGACCAGCGGAGGGGTTCAACAGTAATGCTGCGTCCAATTGGCCACTGAGGGGCGTTAAGAACACGCTGTGGGAAGGCGGAGTTCGGGCGGCTGGGTTCATCTGGAGTCCGTTGATCGCTGAAAGTCGACGAGTGTCGCAGCAGATGATCCACATCAGCGATTGGTTGCCGACACTGTTGGACGCGGCCGGATACAATGTGGA GACCCTCCCGAAAACCCTTGACGGCATCAACGTGTGGAAGTCTCTCCTCAATGGAAACTCCACCGAGCGTCGCGAGATCCTGCACAACATTGACGACATCTGGGGCAGTGCCGCGCTGACGGTCAACAACTGGAAGGTTCTTAAGGGTACCAACTACAAGGGTCAATGGGACAATTGGTACGGTCCGCCCGGTGATCGTGACCCCGAAGCGTACAACATCACTGCCGTCCAACACTGCCCAACCGGGAAGGCACTATCCGAGATGAACCTGCTTCCAACGGAAGCAGCAATCCGGAACCTCCGACTTAACGCAACGGTTCACTGTTCCAAAGAGGTCAGAGCGACCTGCAACCCCCTGGAGCAGCCCTGTCTGTACGATGTTCTGCAAGATCCGTGCGAGTTGGACAACCTGGCGGAAAGGTTCCCGGCGATTCTGGACTCGATGCTGAAGAAGCTGGACGCGTACAACGCGACGGCGGTGCCGCCGGGCAATCTGGCGCTGGACACGCGTGGTGATCCACGGTTCTGGGGGTACACGTGGCACAACTTTGGGGACGATTTGGAGCATTGTGACGGAGGGGAGGAGGAGTGTAATACACAGAGCTTATAA